A window of Parambassis ranga chromosome 10, fParRan2.1, whole genome shotgun sequence contains these coding sequences:
- the LOC114442936 gene encoding syntaxin-5-like isoform X2, which produces MTCRDRTLEFQSACKSLQGRQNGVQPSKPALHALRQRSDFTVMAKRIGKDLSNTFAKLEKLTILAKRKSLFDDKAVEIEELTYIIKQDINSLNKQIAQLQDLVRSRATPGGRHIQTHSNTIVVSLQSKLASMSNDFKSVLEVRTENLKQQRSRREQFSQPPASSSPMMANNFKSSVLMQDESRSLGDVAIDMDSQTNPLQLQLIDEQDSYIQSRADTMQNIESTIVELGSIFQQLAHMVKEQEETIQRIDANVEDTQLNVEAAHTEILKYFQSVSSNRWLMIKIFLVLIIFFIIFVVFFA; this is translated from the exons ATGACGTGCCGTGACCGGACCCTCGAGTTCCAGTCAGCTTGTAAATCTCTCCAGGGCAGACAG AATGGAGTCCAGCCCAGCAAACCAGCTCTTCATGCCCTCAGGCAGCGCAGTGACTTCACGGTTATGGCCAA GAGAATTGGGAAAGACTTGAGCAATACATTTGCCAAACTGGAAAAGCTCACTATTT TGGCAAAAAGAAAATCTCTATTTGATGACAAGGCAGTGGAGATCGAGGAGCTCACATACATAATTAAACAG GACATCAACAGTCTAAACAAACAGATAGCACAGCTGCAGGACTTGGTGAGATCCCGTGCGACTCCTGGTGGCCGGCACATCCAGACTCACTCTAACACTATAGTGGTCTCATTACAG TCCAAACTGGCGTCAATGTCCAATGATTTTAAATCAGTCTTAGAAGTCAGAACAGAG AACCTGAAGCAGCAGCGCAGCAGGAGAGAGCAGTTCTCCCAGCCTCCAGCCTCATCTTCTCCAATGATGGCCAATAACTTCA AGAGCTCAGTCCTTATGCAGGATGAGTCCCGGAGCCTTGGCGACGTGGCCATCGACATGGACTCTCAGACCAATCCTCTGCAACTTCAGCTGATCGATGAGCAG GACTCATACATCCAGAGCCGTGCTGACACCATGCAAAACATCGAGAGCACCATCGTAGAACTGGGTTCTATATTCCAGCAGCTGGCACACATGGTCAAGGAGCAAGAAGAGACCATCCAGAG GATTGATGCTAATGTGGAGGACACCCAGCTGAACGTTGAAGCCGCCCACACAGAGATCCTCAAATACTTCCAGTCAGTCTCCTCCAACCGCTGGCTGATGATCAAGATCTTTCTGGTCCTaatcatcttcttcatcatctttgtcGTCTTCTTCGCTTAA
- the LOC114442936 gene encoding syntaxin-5-like isoform X1: MTCRDRTLEFQSACKSLQGRQNGVQPSKPALHALRQRSDFTVMAKRIGKDLSNTFAKLEKLTILAKRKSLFDDKAVEIEELTYIIKQDINSLNKQIAQLQDLVRSRATPGGRHIQTHSNTIVVSLQSKLASMSNDFKSVLEVRTENLKQQRSRREQFSQPPASSSPMMANNFRSRKKGAQEPHAAREPRNDYQGYTSANLKESSVLMQDESRSLGDVAIDMDSQTNPLQLQLIDEQDSYIQSRADTMQNIESTIVELGSIFQQLAHMVKEQEETIQRIDANVEDTQLNVEAAHTEILKYFQSVSSNRWLMIKIFLVLIIFFIIFVVFFA, translated from the exons ATGACGTGCCGTGACCGGACCCTCGAGTTCCAGTCAGCTTGTAAATCTCTCCAGGGCAGACAG AATGGAGTCCAGCCCAGCAAACCAGCTCTTCATGCCCTCAGGCAGCGCAGTGACTTCACGGTTATGGCCAA GAGAATTGGGAAAGACTTGAGCAATACATTTGCCAAACTGGAAAAGCTCACTATTT TGGCAAAAAGAAAATCTCTATTTGATGACAAGGCAGTGGAGATCGAGGAGCTCACATACATAATTAAACAG GACATCAACAGTCTAAACAAACAGATAGCACAGCTGCAGGACTTGGTGAGATCCCGTGCGACTCCTGGTGGCCGGCACATCCAGACTCACTCTAACACTATAGTGGTCTCATTACAG TCCAAACTGGCGTCAATGTCCAATGATTTTAAATCAGTCTTAGAAGTCAGAACAGAG AACCTGAAGCAGCAGCGCAGCAGGAGAGAGCAGTTCTCCCAGCCTCCAGCCTCATCTTCTCCAATGATGGCCAATAACTTCA GGAGCCGCAAAAAAGGGGCCCAGGAGCCGCATGCAGCTCGCGAGCCGCGCAATGACTACCAGGGCTATACATCCGCAAATTTAAAAG AGAGCTCAGTCCTTATGCAGGATGAGTCCCGGAGCCTTGGCGACGTGGCCATCGACATGGACTCTCAGACCAATCCTCTGCAACTTCAGCTGATCGATGAGCAG GACTCATACATCCAGAGCCGTGCTGACACCATGCAAAACATCGAGAGCACCATCGTAGAACTGGGTTCTATATTCCAGCAGCTGGCACACATGGTCAAGGAGCAAGAAGAGACCATCCAGAG GATTGATGCTAATGTGGAGGACACCCAGCTGAACGTTGAAGCCGCCCACACAGAGATCCTCAAATACTTCCAGTCAGTCTCCTCCAACCGCTGGCTGATGATCAAGATCTTTCTGGTCCTaatcatcttcttcatcatctttgtcGTCTTCTTCGCTTAA